A segment of the Fibrobacter succinogenes subsp. succinogenes S85 genome:
CTGAGGGGACGCTGCGACTTTGCTTCCGTGATGAAACGATTGATAGCGTTTATTGGAACAAGGGAACGGTATCTTGCCCATCGGGATTTAATCCTCTGACGATGCGGCGGGAGTTTACGCCTGGGTATTTGCCTAAAAATGTGCGAAATGTGTCGTTGGCAGCAAAAGTTCCTGTTGAATACAAACTATCGTCCCGTGTTGTTTCGAAAAAGGGAGCTCCGCTTCGAGTAATTGTGGAATCAGAATACAACGTGGCGCTTTCGCTTCTGGATTCGGCGGGGCGGCGCGTGTGGAAAACTATAGTTTCGGCTATGTCGAATGAATGGGTGAAAGTCCCGGCGCAGGAATACCTTGGAATTGGTGCTGCATTTGTTTCTTTGTCTGTGGGGGAGTACGAGGATGTGGTCGGTATTCTTGTTCGCCCGTAATGTGTTTTGTGCGTGTTTGAGCGCTCGGCTCTGCAGTGGCTTGATTCTGCTTTTGGGTTTGCTGATGGTACCGCGAGCTTTGGCTATTGAGGGGCATGCTTCGTTTGCTTCGCTTTTGGCGGGAGGGCTTTCCCCTGTCGGGCTTGGCGGCTACCATTCAACTCCGGCGCGGTATGCAGTTCCATCGTACGGCGTTTCTTATTACTGGATGGACGATGTGGAGGAATCTTCATGGAATCTGTCGCTTGAATTTGGGAATGGAGCATACCGTGTGGGCGCCTTTATCGCTTATGAGTCAATGGATTCTTTGTACCGCAATTTGTATTCGGAGACGTCTCTTGCAAAAACATGGCCGCATTTTGCACTCGGCATGAGTTACGGACTCAATATGGAGTGGATACCTGGCGATGCTCTTTGGACGCGACATCGTTTCAAGTGGGCGGGAATCTTTAAATGGCATGAGGTCCATTTTGCGGGGATGCTTAGCGGGTTTATGGATGAGGGTGTTTCACCTGCTGTCGGTGTCCATTGGCTTTCTGATGAGGCTGTTTCTGCGTTTGCGGAAAGCGATTTTGATTATCTGTATGTGGGTGCAAGTTTTCGTTGGAAAATGGTGGAGCTGTGCTCGTCGTACAGGTTTCCGGACTTTGCTGTGGCGCTACAGATTTCGTTCAGCGGGGCGCATTATGGAGTCTCTTACGCACGGGGTTTTAAGCATAATTCAATAGGCTGGAATGGTGTTCATCTTAGGAAAATTATCTAAATTTGGGTCATGAAACGCATCGTCCTTCTTTTGCTTGCTTTGTCTGTATTTTGTGTTGCTAAACCTGCGGACGAGTCTACGGATGCGCAGGCCTTGTCCGAAGAAGAGTCTTTGCGTGATTCAACGATTACGGTGTACATCCATCCTTTGAACTTTATGGTGCCGTATTCGCACTTTTGGGGCGGTCTCAATGTTCCGAACGGCATTACGGACTATCCGCAGTTCTACCTGACACTGGAATGGAAACTGATGGAGAAGATTTCCTTGGTTACGGCTCCGCATTATGTACGCGTGGACCGTACCGAAGATGACAATGATGGTTACAAGATTTACGATATCGGCTTACAGGAAAGTTTCCGCTTGTATGGTGTTGGTGGCAAGCGCTGGCGCTATTTCCAGGCGGGGATGATTGTGGATCACCTAAATATCGATACGGAAAAGCATGGGGACTTTAACGGCTGGCTGTGGGGCTTTATGCTCAATGGCGGCGTGAAGAAGGTCTTGAACGATGGGGAAGGTTTCTTTGGGCGTTTTGCCGTGTCCCTTGATGCCGGATTCGGCTATGTCTGGACGAGTAAATTTGAAGCGGATCGTAAGAACGCCTTCTTTAAGATGGACAAGGGCCTTGTCATCGATATTAACGCCGCTATTGGATTCCAGATATAGACGAAAGAACGCCACTTTGTGGCTACAGAGTAGAGACGAGAGAAGCCTTGCTGTGCAAGGCTTTTGTCTTAGTGTAGCTCAATAAAAACGAAAAAGCACTTCTCATTGAGAAGTGCTTTTAAGCGGGATAGACGAGGCTTGAACTCGCAACCTCCGGCGTGACAGGCCGGTGCTCTAACCAAAATTGAGCTACCACCCCAAAATCGTTTCCGATTCTTCGGTAGTGGACGATAACGGATTCGAACCGCTGACATTCTGCTTGTAAGGCAGACGCTCTGAACCAGCTGAGCTAATCGTCCAAATGATTACTTGTCTTTGTCCTTGCCGCTGTAAAGGATTCCGAGAGGAATGATCACAACGTAAGCAATCGTCAAGATAATCGGTGCAACAGAAAGGCTTACCGGATTATCTGCAGGGCCTGTACCCAAGCAAATAAAACCAATAATGAGTAGTAAAATGCCAATACCGATAAGAATAAGATTCTTTTTGTTCAACATTTTCTACAACCTCGAGTTACGAGCCAAATATACAAATATTAAAAGTCTTGTCAACCGGAAACGGTGTTTTTCGCGAAAAAAAGTGAAAAACTTTAAAGGAGATTCTTGCTCGGTGGCGGGCATGACAGAGGAACCGGTCCAATGATTTGAGTATAAACGAAAAGACCTCTCTTCCGAGAGGTCTTTGTCGCGGGATAGACGAGGCTTGAACTCGCAACCTCCGGCGTGACAGGCCGGTGCTCTAACCAAAATTGAGCTACCACCCCAGTGGTTTAATTCAGTCTTTCAACCGAACGACCCAAATATAAAAAGAATTAATTAGTGTGTCAAGGGATATAGGCGATTTTCTTTAAATTTTTTCTCTTAAAAAAGGAAATGCCCGCTTGGTGGCGGGCATGACATCTCTCGTCTGTAGGCTCTTAGAGCCGTTCTCTCGTCTATCTCTGTCCAGGGTATTTGACGCGCGTGTGGTACGTGCCGTCAAGACTGTGGAGGAACGCTTCTTCAAGCTTGGAAAGTTCCTTTACAGACAAATTGCTCTCGTTGAACTGCCCATCCATGAACTTGTCAAGAATCGTCTTGTGGATCATGGATATAAGCGCTTCGGATGAGGTATCTGCCATGGAGCGACTAGTCGCTTCGATAACGTCAGCGAGCATGAGAATAGCGGTTTCCATGCTTTGCGGACGCGGACCCTTGTAGCGGAAATCTTCTTCCTTGACTTCTTTGCCGGTTTCCTTGGCGAGTTCTGTCGCCTTATGGTGGAAGAACTGGATAAGCGTTGTGCCGTGGTGTTCCTGGATGCCGGTGGCAACGAGTTCAGGAATCTTGTATTCCTTGGCAAGCAACATTCCCTGCGAAACGTGGCCGGTCAAAATCTTGACGGACTGGTACGGATCAAGGTTGTTGTGCGGGTTTACGCCCTGCTTCTGGTTCTCGGTGAAGTATTCAGGGCGCATCGTCTTGCCGAGGTCATGGTAGAGCGCCATCACGCGGACAAGAAGCGAATTTGCGCCAATGCTTTCGGCAACGCTTTCGGCGAGGTTCGAAACCTGGATGCTGTGGTGGAACGTACCCGGTGCAAGTTCAGAAATCCGCTTGAGGGCCGGGCGGTTGAAGTCCGACATTTCCATGAGCGTAAGCACGGTCGTGATGCTGAAGACCTTCTCGACAACGTGAATCAAAAGCACGGATGCGACTGCGGTAAAGATGATGATGTTTGCACTTGCCGCAATCAGCGTTTGGTAGAACGTTGCGAAGTTGAAGCGGTTGCGGAGGAGGAGCATGATGCTCACAGATGCGGCTGCAGCAACGACGCCTGCAATCATGCTCCAGGCGAACTGCACACGGTAACGCATGCGGAAGAGCGGTGCGATTACGGCGATGTTTACGACCAAGCTTGTGAGTGTTGCGGCAAGGTCGTAGCCGTTCAAAATGCCGTAGAATCCGGCAGAGAATGTCGCAAATGCAAGTCCCATGCGGGCATCGTAAAGCACGACTGCAATCACGGGCGTAAACGTAATCGGGTACAGCCACATGAAGTCAATTGCATCGGGGAGAATGCTTTCGGGTCTGCTGAGTGTTCCTGAAAGGTTATGGATAATCCAGAAAGCTAGGAGCTGCAATACGGTCAGGAATATGAGGCTCCACAGCTGGCGCGGCGTCTTGAACATCGTACGCGTAGGTGTGTAGAGGCAGAACATGATGAGGAGCGTAATGATGATGACAAAGACGAGCACGTTACCGTACGGGGCGGTGAGCATCTTTGAGTTTTCTTCATTCTGCTGTGCTTGCTGGAGTGCGTCAATTTTTTCAAGGATTTCCTTGGTGATTGGCGCGCCCTGCGCTACGATTTCCATGCCTCGCGGGACCATGCCCTTGATAAGCGTGACCTTGTTGCTGGCGTCAAGCTTGCGTGCTTCAGTTTCTTTTTCGAGGTAGAATACGTTCGGGCTTGTAAAAACGTAGAGTGCTTCATAGAAGGCGCTCTGCAAACCCTGCTCGGCGGAGAACGAATTTTGCAGTTGGCCAAAAGCTTCTTCGATGCGGCGTTGCATCGGCTGAACTTCGCTGATTTCAAGCGTGCTTTCTTCGTTGTCCTTGATGAGCGAAATGTTCGGCTTGTTGTAGATGATGTTCTTGATTTGCTTGATGTTGTAGCTGTTGCAAAACAGGTTGACTTCGGTTTCGGTCTTGGCAAGGAGGGTGTTCGAAACACCTTTCTGCATCATCTGGTAGAACACGGACATCAAGGAATCACGGGCGATGGAATTCGTGCTGAGCGGCTTGATGGCGGTAATGGAAAGCCTTTGCTTCAACTGGTCGTAGATGCTCGACGCTTCCTTGATTTTTTCTTGCATGGAGGCGCTTCCGTCATCTTTGCTGCTGCTGATGACTGCTTGCATCTTGCCGTACTGTTCGAGCTTTTTGAGGTACTGTTCTAGTTCACGCAGCTGGCGCGTGGTTTCATCGGCGTTGAACTCAAAGATGGCATTGATCTTATCGGCGGCGCGAGCTTTTTCGTTCTGGATTTCCTGCTCGGTCTTCGGGACTTCAAACTTGAACGGGGCGACAATCGTCCTGGTACTGAGCTGTCCCAAGTGCGGGCGCTCGGCGCGGAGGGCGATATTCTTGTCCGGGAATAAGAGTATGGCGATGAGGATTAAGATAACCCAGCCAATAAATAAATGAATCTTTTTCTCTTTCTTGTTCATTTAAAGCTCTTCTATTTTTTTTGCTCGTTCTGTTCGTAAGCTAGCAAAATGTCTTTGACTAGATGATGACGAAGAACGTCAGTAGCGCTAAATTCGACTTCGGCAATTCCCCGAATCCCCTGGAGTATTTTCATCGCGTGTTCAAGACCGGAAGTTTGGCCTTTGGCGAGGTCAATCTGACTTGTGTCGCCGGTGATAATCGCCTTGCTGTGGGGGCCGAGTCGGGTGAGGAACATTTTCATCTGGGCGATAGTTGTGTTTTGAGCTTCGTCCAGGATGATGAAGGCGCGTTTGAGCGTGCGGCCTCGCATGTAGGCGAGGGGTGCCACTTCTATGGCGCCCGTTTCTTCGTAACGCTTGAGCTTCTCGGCGGGCAAAAGCTCGGAGAGGCTGTCGTGGATCGGACGGAGGTATGGGGCAATCTTTTCTTTAAGGTCGCCGGGCAAGTAGCCAAGCGATTCGCCGGCTTCGACAGCGGGGCGCACAAGGCAGATGCGTTCGGCTTCGCCGCGTTCTAGGCTTGCGACGGCAAGCGTTACGGCAAGGAAAGTCTTGCCTGTGCCTGCAGGTCCTTTGGCGAAAATAATGTCGTTTTTCTCGACTGCCTTGACCAGTTCCGCCTGAGCAGGGGTCTTTGCAGAAACGCTGATGCCGAACCTGTTCCTAAAGACGGGACTGTCGGGAATGAGTTCGGTGTAGCTCGCTTCAGATGCTTCCTTGGGGCCGAGCATGCGTTCAAGCTGGGTGGCGTCTAAAATCTCGCCGTTGCGTGCGGCGATTTTGAGCTGGTCAAGCACGGCCAGCAAGCCTGACAAGTCGGCACCTTCCTGGGGGATGA
Coding sequences within it:
- a CDS encoding HD family phosphohydrolase: MNKKEKKIHLFIGWVILILIAILLFPDKNIALRAERPHLGQLSTRTIVAPFKFEVPKTEQEIQNEKARAADKINAIFEFNADETTRQLRELEQYLKKLEQYGKMQAVISSSKDDGSASMQEKIKEASSIYDQLKQRLSITAIKPLSTNSIARDSLMSVFYQMMQKGVSNTLLAKTETEVNLFCNSYNIKQIKNIIYNKPNISLIKDNEESTLEISEVQPMQRRIEEAFGQLQNSFSAEQGLQSAFYEALYVFTSPNVFYLEKETEARKLDASNKVTLIKGMVPRGMEIVAQGAPITKEILEKIDALQQAQQNEENSKMLTAPYGNVLVFVIIITLLIMFCLYTPTRTMFKTPRQLWSLIFLTVLQLLAFWIIHNLSGTLSRPESILPDAIDFMWLYPITFTPVIAVVLYDARMGLAFATFSAGFYGILNGYDLAATLTSLVVNIAVIAPLFRMRYRVQFAWSMIAGVVAAAASVSIMLLLRNRFNFATFYQTLIAASANIIIFTAVASVLLIHVVEKVFSITTVLTLMEMSDFNRPALKRISELAPGTFHHSIQVSNLAESVAESIGANSLLVRVMALYHDLGKTMRPEYFTENQKQGVNPHNNLDPYQSVKILTGHVSQGMLLAKEYKIPELVATGIQEHHGTTLIQFFHHKATELAKETGKEVKEEDFRYKGPRPQSMETAILMLADVIEATSRSMADTSSEALISMIHKTILDKFMDGQFNESNLSVKELSKLEEAFLHSLDGTYHTRVKYPGQR
- a CDS encoding PhoH family protein codes for the protein MSGLLAVLDQLKIAARNGEILDATQLERMLGPKEASEASYTELIPDSPVFRNRFGISVSAKTPAQAELVKAVEKNDIIFAKGPAGTGKTFLAVTLAVASLERGEAERICLVRPAVEAGESLGYLPGDLKEKIAPYLRPIHDSLSELLPAEKLKRYEETGAIEVAPLAYMRGRTLKRAFIILDEAQNTTIAQMKMFLTRLGPHSKAIITGDTSQIDLAKGQTSGLEHAMKILQGIRGIAEVEFSATDVLRHHLVKDILLAYEQNEQKK